The genomic stretch TGCAGTTCAAACGCCAGAACGCCTGACGCCGTTCCCGCCAAGAAATCCGGCGCAGCAAGAGGGGTCCGCAACGTGGTGCGGGCAGATGTTGTCGGAGCGTGCCCATTGAATGACTCAATTTGCACGGCACCGTCACCCACCGTGAGCGTCACGAAAGCCGTGGCGGAGTAACGCAGGCCCAGGCCGGCGCGAACCCCACTGCTGGCATCGACCAGTCGAACCTGCACTCGTGTTGTGAGCCCAGCCAGTCGCTTGGCAACAAAGGCCGGTGTGGATCCGCTGAGGCCTTCCCCGGACTCGATCCGGAACTCATCAGAATCGTCGGTCAACGTGCAGAACTGCGAGGGATGCCGCCGCACAGCGATAACATCTCCGTGCCGGCCAGTGCTTGACGTCGCCGTCTGCTCAGAGTTCACAAAAGTGGCAGAGCTCGAGGGTTGCTGGACTATGAACCCGCCGGGGTTGAGTGGCAACTGCCCCTCGCCCGGCGCGAACACCGGCCACCCGTCTTCCCACGACACGGGGACCAGGAACGTCTCCCGGCCCAGCAGGTCGCAGTGATCCCAGGCCCGGGTGGCCAAACAAACGGCCCACCAGGTACCGTCCGGCGCCTCAACAAGATCGGCGTGGCCAACGTTTGACACGGCTGCCCCACGACCCAGATTTCGATGCGTCAACACCGGGTTTGCCGGGTTTCCAGTGAAGGGGCCGAGGGGAGATGCGGCCCGGGCCACAATAATCGCATGGTAAAAGCCCGTGCCGCCTTCAGCGGCCAATAAGTAGATATACCCCTCGTGGTGGAAGAGATGGGGGCCCTCCGACCAGATTGCCCCGCGCAAGGCCCCGGACCAGATGATGGTCTCCTCGCCTTCCGGTTTAAGCGTTTGGCTGTTCAGCCGCCTCACCCAAACTTCTGTTTGCTGCTCCCATTCAGGCTCGGGAGCCAAGCGGGTGCCATGGGCCCACAGCGTGCCGTCGGGCTCAACCATGATGGAAGGGTCAATGCCGTCCATGTCCCACCAAATCGGATCCGACCATGGCCCTGCCGGGTCAGTGGCGGTGACAACAAAGTTTCCCGATCCATGTTCGCCGCCACCCACCAGCGTGCAAACCAGGAGGAAGCGGGTCCCGTCATGGCGGATCGTTGGCGCAAACAAACCACCGGAATCGCCAACCAGCGAGACATCGATTTGGCCGGTCCGGTCCAGCACATGACCGATCAATTCCCAATTGATCAAGTCCCGGGAGCGGTGAATCGGCAGCCCGGGCAGATACTCAAAGGTGGAATTGACGAGGAAAAACCACGTTCCATCCTCCCCGTCAACACGACACACGGACGGGTCCGGATAGAAACCAGGCAGTACCGGGTTGACACTATCCCAAAGTAAGGCAGTTTGCTGATCAGTCATGTGTGATGAACCTCCGTGTTATCTCAGTAATCAATGGTTGTGCAATGAGCCAGAGAATCCCCATGAAGGCCCAAGCGAGCAGTAGAAGTGCCAGTTCGGAGCCTAAATTGACGGTGCCCACGGCTACCACCAACAGGGCCAAGAAACCAAGGCTCACCCGCCACTGGCTAAACACCTCAACCGCGGCAATCCGCATCGAATCACGGGTCCTGAACGAGAACAGCGAGGCAGCGACCAGCACATGCGCCGACCAGACACCGAGCAGCACCA from Arthrobacter stackebrandtii encodes the following:
- a CDS encoding glycoside hydrolase family 43 protein, with amino-acid sequence MTDQQTALLWDSVNPVLPGFYPDPSVCRVDGEDGTWFFLVNSTFEYLPGLPIHRSRDLINWELIGHVLDRTGQIDVSLVGDSGGLFAPTIRHDGTRFLLVCTLVGGGEHGSGNFVVTATDPAGPWSDPIWWDMDGIDPSIMVEPDGTLWAHGTRLAPEPEWEQQTEVWVRRLNSQTLKPEGEETIIWSGALRGAIWSEGPHLFHHEGYIYLLAAEGGTGFYHAIIVARAASPLGPFTGNPANPVLTHRNLGRGAAVSNVGHADLVEAPDGTWWAVCLATRAWDHCDLLGRETFLVPVSWEDGWPVFAPGEGQLPLNPGGFIVQQPSSSATFVNSEQTATSSTGRHGDVIAVRRHPSQFCTLTDDSDEFRIESGEGLSGSTPAFVAKRLAGLTTRVQVRLVDASSGVRAGLGLRYSATAFVTLTVGDGAVQIESFNGHAPTTSARTTLRTPLAAPDFLAGTASGVLAFELHGTSAVAVWEPDGGVAVRSGAVDISHLCAKHDGGFVGVTYGALTAGDHGFAIFSDLREGQ